GGACCCACCAGCGCGGCCGAGGCGACGGGCGTGGCCACGGCGAGGACGAGGGCCCGGCGCAGACCGGTGCCGATGCTGTTCTGTTCGAGGCTTGCGGTGCCTGCGTCGGTCTCTCGGCGGGAAGGTGTTGGCAGGCGTTTCGGCAGGCGTGTCGCTCAGGACGAGGCACAGGCACGATATGCGCGTCGGTGTGCCGGGCTCCCGCGTTCTGTTCGGCTCCGTGTGAGCCCGGGGAGTCGGCGGTCCGTACCACGATCACGGGCCGCGGAGTTGTTCACCAGGCCATTTCAGAGGCCGGTCAACCCGGCACGGGTGATGTGCCTCTCGCCCCTCCTGGTTACGGACAGCGCGCGTCCGTCACTGGTGGCGGGCCGTCCCCCACGTCGTGCGGCTGGTCCCGCGAGGGCCACGGTGGATGCATGATCGACGAGCACTCTCTTGTCGGCCTTGATAACGATGGCCTCGTGGGCGGGCGTCATCAGCGCCATCAGTACCGCCACGACCGCTTCCCCTGACCAGCCGAACCCCTGGTCAGAGGCCCGCCCGTCAAGCTCACGAGGAGGTACCCGCGAGTATGCGCGACATTCTCCCGGTGATCGGCGGCTGGTACGCGGCCCGGGCGCCGTTCGGGCTCGCCACGGTGGTCGCCACCAGCCGCAGCGCCCCGCGCGATCCCGGGGCCGCCATGGCGGTGGGCCCCGGCGACGAGGTGGTGGGCAGTGTGTCCGGCGGCTGTGTCGAGGGGGCCGTCTTCGAACTCGCGCAGGAGGTCGTGGCCGGCGGCGAGGCGCGGCTGGAGACCTTCGGGTACAGCGACGAGGACGCGTTCGCGGTGGGGCTCACCTGCGGCGGCGAGATCACGTTGCTGGTCCGTGCCGTGACGGCCGTGTCGGATCCGTCCTTCGGCGAGGTCGCGGAGTCGGTCGCGGCGGGCCGGCCGGTGACCGTGGCGACGGTGACCGACGGACCCGCGCCGCGCGGAGCGACGCTCGCGGTGTGGCCGGACCGGGTCGCCGGGACGCTCGGCACGTCCGGCCTGGACACGGCGGTCACCGCCGACGCCCGCGGCGAACTCGCTCTCGGCGCCACGGGCCTCAGACACTACGGCCCGCACGGCGAGCGCCGCGAGGACGCGGTCACCGTCTTCCTGCACTCCTTCGCGCCGCCGCCCCGCATGCTGGTCTTCGGCGCGATCGACTACGCCGCCGCGGTCGCCCGCATCGGCGACTTCCTCGGCTACCGGGTCACGGTCTGCGACGCGCGCCCGGTCTTCGCCACGCCGAAACGCTTCCCGGAGGGCGTCGAGGTGATCGTGGACTGGCCGCACCGCTACCTGAGCGGCACCGACACCGACGAGCGCACCGTGATCTGCGTGCTCACCCACGACCCGAAGTTCGACGTACCGCTGCTGGAGGAGGCACTGCGCCGCCCGGCCGCGTACATCGGGGCGATGGGCAGCCGCCGCACGCACGACAACCGGATGCGGCGGCTGGCCGAAGCCGGGCTCGGCGAGGGCGAGTTGGCCCGGCTGCGCTCTCCGGTCGGGCTCGACCTCGGGGCCCGTACGCCCGAGGAGGTCGCCGTGTCCGTCGCCGCCGAGATCGTCGCGCTGCGCTGGGGCGGCAGCGGCGCCCCGCTGACGGCGACCGCCGGCGCCATCCATCCGCACGGGGCGCGAGTCCGCCCGCGGGGAGCATGAGGAAGGAAGCCAGCCATGCGCCGCATGGTGCTGGTCGCGAGCGGCCGGGAGACGCGGGGGCAGGGCACCGCACGAGCCACGCAGATGGCTCGAAACCAATAGGTGTAAAACGGGCGCGACGGGGTAGTCACGGCACAACGGAGGCATACGTGCCCCCGGAACAACGCCTCTGAGCGGGAAGGAGGTCCATGACAGCGCATAGCAGTCACCGGGCCGCTCCCCCAAGCAGGAGCGGCCCGGTTCTCTTTGAGGCGCGGCTCCTTTTGAGGCGCGGCCCCTTTTGACGTCGGCCGTCAGCGCGGGGGCAGCCGGTGCAGTTCCACGTCCGTGAGGCGGCCCTCGGCCACGGTGGCGGTCATGTAGGTGCAGTGGGGCCGGCGGCGGCGGTCGGTCGGCGAGCCGGGGTTGAGCAGCCGCAGGCCGGTCGGTGCGGTGGTGTCCCAGGGGATGTGGCTGTGCCCGAAGACCAGGACGTCGAGGTCGGGGAAGCGGGCGGCGCAGCGCACCTCGCGGCCCTTCGCGGGGCCGGTCTCGTGGACCACGCCGAAGCGCAGGCCACCGAGCTCGACGTACGCCACCTCGGGCAGCCTGGCGCGCAGATCCGGTCCGTCGTTGTTGCCGTGCACGCCGACGAGCCGGGCGCAGCGGCTCTCCAGCAGGTCGAGCGTGGCCGCGTCCACCCAGTCCCCGGCGTGGAACACGACGTCGGCGCGCGGGAGTTCGGCGAGCAGCGGATCGGGCAGTGCCTTGGCGCGCTTGGGCAGGTGGGTGTCGGACATCAGCAGCAGGCGCACACCGTCAGGTTACCGGCGTACGCGATCTTCTGGCCGGTTCCGCACGCGTGGTCGTTGTGGTTGATCGGTGGACAAATCCAGTGACAGGGTTAGCATTTGGCCACGAGCGCCGTAATCCGACGCAAACGCCCAGCGACCCTCAGGGGGGCTCGGAGCCCGATGCCGGTCAAGGTCAGCGTGGTCGTTCCCGTGTACAACCCCGGGGTCTATGTCGAGGAGTGTATCGCCTCGCTGCTCAGACAGTCGCTGCCGCCGGACGAGTACGAAGTGATCTTCGTCGACGACGGTTCCACCGACGACACCCCCGCCCGGCTCGACGCGCTCGCCGCCGCGGACCCCCGGGTGACCGTCGTTCACCAGCCGAACTCCGGCTGGTCGGGCAAGCCCCGCAACGTCGGCATCGCCGCCGCCCGGGGCGAGTACGTGATGTTCGTGGACCACGACGACCACCTCGGCGACGAGGCCCTGCAGCGGATGTACGCCTATGGCGTCGCCAACGGCGCCGACGTCGTGGTCGGCAAGATGGCCGGCAAGGGCCGCGCGGTCCCGGTGGAGCTGTTCCGCCGGGACCACCCCCGCGCCACCGTCGAGAACGCGCCACTGATCGACAGCCTCACCCCGCACAAGATGTTCCGCCGCGCCTTCCTCGACGACATCGGCCTGCGCTTCCCCGAGGGCAGAAGGCGCCTCGAGGACCACGTCTTCGTCACCGAGGCCTACCTGCGCGCGAGCAACGTCTCCGTGCTCAGCGACTACGTCTGCTACTACCACGTCCGCCGGGACGACGCCTCGAACGCCGGCTTCCAGCGCTTCGATCCGGACGGCTACTTCAAGAACCTGCGGGAGGCCCTGGACGTCGTCGAGCGCCACACCGAGCCGGGCCCGCCGCGCGACCGGCTGTTCCGCCGCTGGCTGCGGGTGGAGATGGTCGAGCGGCTGCGCGGGCGGCGCTTCCTCGCCCTGCCGGCGGACTACCGCCGGGAGCTGTTCGAGGAGATCCGCCAGGTCGTCGTGGAGCGTTTCGGTCCCGGTGTCGCGGCCGGGCTGCAGCCGACGCAGCAGGTCGTCGCCGCGCTGATCGTGGCGGACCGGTACGACGATGTCGAGGCCTTCGCCGAGTGGGAGGCCGGCATCGCCCTCACGGCCGTCCCCGAGCGTGTGGCGTGGCAGGACGGCACGCTGCGGGTCGGTTTCTCGGCCGAGTACGCGTCCGCCGGTGAGCCGATGGCCTTCGCCGCCGACCCGGCCCGTACGCCACTCGACGGCCCGCCCGGGGACCTGGCGGCGGCCGTCGCCCGGGTGGGCGCCGACACCGTGGCCCGGTTCGGCAAGGCCACCGCGGACCTGCTGCTGCGCGAGCGTTCCAGTGGCGCCCAGTACTTCCAGCCGGTGGAGTTCACCCGGGAAGAGGTGCCGGCCGGCGACGACGGCCTGGTCCGGCTGGTGCTGCGCGCGACCGCCGCCGTCGATCCCGGCACGCTCGCGGGCGACGGTCCGTGGGACGCCATCGTCCGCGTCAAGCTGGGCGGCTGGACCAAGGAGTGCCGCCTGGGCCCCGCCCCGCACGGGGACCGCCCCGCCCCGCACGCCGGTGTCGTCGGCGACCACGTGGTCCTGCCGTACTGGACCGCACCGCACGCGAACCTCGCCCTGGACGTGGACCGCGCGACCCACCGCGTCGGCCTCGGCGCCCTCGCTCCGGCCGACGTCACGGTCTCGGGCGACCGGCTGCGCGCACCGCTCCCGCTGTACGTCCCCGACCACGGCACCGAGGTGTCGCTCCGGCTCACCTCGTCCGGCGCCGCCCACCACGCCCCCGCCACGCTGTCCCCCCAGGGGTCCGGGGCGCTGCTGGAGGCCGTCCTGCCCGTCGGCGATCTGCGGGGCAGGACCTGGCGGACGGCGCTCGGGGCTCCCGGGCCGCGGTTCCTGACGCTGCCGTTCGCGCTGCGCGCCGGGGCCGACGGCGTCCAGGTGGTGCGGACTCCACGCCCGGGTGCCGTACGACGGTTCGCCCGCAGGGTACGACGCACTCTCGGTACGGCCCTGCGACGGGCGGCGGCCCGCGTCAGGGCCCGCAGGAGGTGACGGACGGCATGCGACCCCTCGGCATCGAAGGCGCCTGGGCGCTAGAGCCCAAGGTGTTCCCGGACGTCCGGGGCAGTTTCCACGAGTGGTACCGGGGCGAGGAGTTCCGCGAGGCCACCGGCTCCGACCTGTCCCTGGCGCAGGCCAACTGCTCGGTCTCCCGCCGGGGCGTCCTGAGAGGGGTCCACTTCTCCGACGTGCCGCCCGGGCAGGCCAAGTACGTCACCTGTGTGCGCGGCGCCGTCCTCGACGTGGTGGTCGACATCCGCGTCGGCTCCCCCGCCTTCGGCCGGTGGGAGGCCGTGCGCCTCGACGACGACAGTCGGCACGCCGTGTTCCTCTCGGAGGGCCTCGGGCATGCCTTCATGGCACTCACCGACGACGCCACCGTGGTCTATCTGTGCTCGACGGGCTACGCCCCCGAGCGCGAGCACGGCGTCCACCCGCTCGACCCCGAGCTGGACATCGCCTGGCCCGAGGACATCCCGCCGGTCCTGTCCCCCAAGGACGCACAGGCGCCGACGCTGGCCGAGGCGGAGAGGACGGGGCTGCTGCCGTCGTACGCGGCTTGCGGCGCCCTGCAGGGGCGCGGGGCTGTCTCACATGCGGCTCCGCCGCGTGGGCGCGACCAGCCACGACGCAGCCGCTGACGAACGACGACGGATCCCGGCACTACCGGCGAACCGTTCAGCTGCCGCCGGCAACCCGTTCAATCGCCGCACGCAACGGCTCCCACCCCCGCGAACGCCGCACGCCCAACCTGCGGGCCCGCGCCAGCGCCCGCCAGAAACCCGCCCCGACCAGCGTCTCGGGCGCCACCGCCCCCGCCCGGTCCAGGATCGTCTCGGGGACCTTCTGCGGATCGGGAACGTCATACTCGGCAACGATCTCGTCGTACCGATCACGCAACACCCTGTTGCGGGGATCCGCGCCGAACACCACGAGCTGCCCGGTCGGCCGGGTGTCCACAAGAACCGTCACCAGATCAGGGCGATACCGCCCGAGAACCTCGGCGATCTTGTACACGTCACCGGTCCACGCCCCGGTGTGCCGGTCCCGCGCCGCCTCGTCGACGTTGCGCGGCAGCATGTCGTCGAAGACGATCACGCTGGTCCAGTCGGAGTGCCGCTCGACGTTCATGAAGTCCCGCAGCGCGTACTCGAACAGGTGCATGCCGTCGATGAACGACAGGTCGAGGACGGTACGCCGCCAATACCCCAGCGGACTGCGCCCGCGGCCCAGGTTGCGCAGGGGATGACGGCCGCCCTTGAGGTGGATCAGCGGGTTGTCACGGGCGAAGAAGTCGTCGCTGGTGGCCTTGACCAGGTGGACGTCGCAGCGGATCTCCGTGACGACCTTGAAGGCGGGGTCGACGGCGATGGTGGGAACGCGGGAGAGTCTGAGGCTGCGGCCGTCGTTGACGCCGATCTCCAGGTAGTTGCGGTTGCCGCTGACCTTGTGCAGCTCCTTCAGGAACTCATGGCGTTTCACGAAGGGTCTCCTTGCGGATCCGGGGCAGTGCTTCGTGCAGGGCGGTGCGCCAGTCGCGCGCTCGCGCGAGGCCGAGCCGCTGTCGGCGACCCTGCGCGAGGACGCTGTACGCGGGGCGGGGCGCGGGCCTGGGAATGGCCTCGCCGGTGACGGGGCGCACCCGGTCGGGATCGGCGCCGAGGAGCCGGAACACCTCGCGGGCCAGGTCGTACCAGGTGGCCTCGCCGGAGTTGGTGGCGTGGACGATGCCGGTGGCGTCGACGCCGACGCGCGGGCCGAGGCCGGCGATGAGCGCGGCGACGTCGGCGCTCCAGGTGGGCTGGCCGCGCTGGTCGTTCACGACGTCGACGGTGTCCCGGCTCGCCTCGAGCTCGATCATCGTACGGACGAAACTGCGGCCGTGGACGCCGTACAGCCAGGCGGTGCGCACGATGGCGCTCGCACCGGGGAGTTCGTCCCGCACGGCCCGCTCGCCTGCGAGTTTGGTGCGGCCGTAGGCGGTGTTCGGGGCGGTGGGATGGTTCTCCGCGTAGGGGGTTCGGGCGTCGCCGGCGAAGACGTAGTCGGTGGAGACCTGGATCAGGCGGGCCTCGTACGTGGTGCAGGTGTGGGCCAGGAGGCCCGGGCCGTCGCCGTTGACGCGCAGGGCCCGTTCCTCGTCCTTCTCGGCGTCGTCGACGGATGTGTAGGCGGCGCAGTTGACGACCACGTCGGGGCGGTGCGCGGCGAGGGCGCGGTCGACGGCGTCGGGGCTGGTGACGTCGAGGGCACGGTGGTCGAGGCCGGTCACCTGCTCACCGCGCGTGCGGAGTTCCTCGACCACGTCGCGGCCCAGCATGCCGCCGGCGCCGGTGACCAGCCACCTCATCCGTGCTCCTCACCGGCGCGGCGCTTGAGCGGTTCCCACCAGGCGCGGTGGTCGCGGTACCAGGCGACGGTGTCGGCGAGGCCCGACGCGAAGTCGTGGCGGGGCCGGTAGCCGAGTTCGGTGCGGGCCTTGGCCCAGTCGACGGAGTAGCGCAGGTCGTGGCCCTTGCGGTCCGCCACGTGCTCGACCCGGTCCCAGTCGGCGCCGCAGGCCTTCAGCAGCAGGGCGGTGAGATCCCTGTTGCTCAACTCGGTGCCGCCGCCGATGTTGTAGACCTCGCCGGGGCGGCCCTGGGTGCGGACGAGTTCGACGCCGTGGCAGTGGTCGTCGACGTGCAGCCAGTCGCGGACGTTGAGGCCTTCGCCGTAGAGCGGGACCTGCTCGCCGTCGAGGAGGTTGGTGACGAACAGCGGGACGACCTTCTCGGGGAACTGGTGCGGTCCGTAGTTGTTGGAGCAGCGGGTGACGCGCACGTCCAGGCCGTGGGTGCGGTGGTGGGCGAGGGCGAGCAGGTCGGAGGAGGCCTTCGAGGCGGAGTACGGCGAGCTGGGGCGCAGGGGGTCCTCCTCCGTGGCCGAACCCGTCTCGACGGAGCCGTAGACCTCGTCCGTCGAGATGTGCACGAAGGGTTCGACGCGGTGGCGCAGGGCCGCGTCCAGCAGGGTCTGGGTGCCGACCACGTTGGTGAGGACGAAGTCGTCGGCGCCGGCGATCGAACGGTCCACATGGGACTCGGCGGCGAAGTGCACCACCTCGTCCGCCTCGGCCATCAGCTTGTCGACCAGCTCGGCGTCCCGGATGTCGCCGTGCACGAACTCCAGCCGGGGGTGGTCGAGTTCGAGGTTGTCCAGGGTGCCGGCGTAGGTCAGCTTGTCCAGCACCGTGATCCGGGGCGCGTCGGGCGCGGCGGGGGCGTCGCGGGCGAGCAGCGTGCGGACGTAGGTCGAGCCGATGAAGCCGGCGGCGCCGGTGACGAGAAGGTTCATGTGTGGATCTGCACCTTGCTGTGGTCTCCGAGGACGAGTCGGTGGGCGCTGGGAACGCTGGGCGCGGGGGTGACCTCGACGTGCCGGCCGATGAGGGAGGACTCGATCCGGCCGACCCCGTCGATGGAGGAGTCCCGCAGCACGATGGAGAACTCCAACTCGCTGTCGGTGATACGGCAGTTCTCCGCGATGGAGGTGAAGGGGCCGACGTAGGAGTCCTCGACGACGGTGCCGGTGCCGACGACGGCGGGGCCGACGATGCGCGAGTTGACGATGCGGGCGCCCTCCTCGACGACCACGCGTCCGACGGTCTCCGACACGTCGTCGACGTCACCGTCTATGCGGCGCGGGAGGCCCTCCAGGACGGTCCGGTTGACCTCCAGCATGTCGGCGACGTTGCCGGTGTCCTTCCAGTAGCCCTTGATGACCGTGCAGCGCACGTCGGCACGGGCGTCGATCAGGTGCTGGATGGCGTGGGTGATCTCCAACTCGCCGCGCCAGGACGGCGTGATGGCACGGACCGCGTCATGGATCACCGGCGTGAACAGATAGACGCCGACCAGGGCGAGGTCGCTCTTGGGGTGCTCCGGTTTCTCCTCCAGGCCGATCACCTGTCCCGCGTCGTCGAGTTCGGCGACGCCGAAGGAGCGCGGGTCCTGGACGCGGGTGAGCAGGATCTGGGCGTCGGGGCGGTGGGTGCGGAACTCCCCGACGAGGTCGGTGATTCCACCGACGATGAAGTTGTCGCCGAGGTACATCACGAAGTCGTCGTCGTCGAGGTAGTCGCGGGCGATGAGGACGGCGTGGGCCAGTCCCAGCGGCCGTTCCTGAGGGATGTAGGTGATCTCCAGACCGAACTTGGAACCGTCACCGACCGCGTCCTGGATCTCCTCGGCGGTGTCACCGACGATCAGGCCGACGTCGGTGATGCCGGACGCGGCGATGGATTCCAGCCCGTAGAAGAGCACGGCCTTGTTGGCCACCGGCACGAGCTGTTTGGCCGAAGTGTGCGTGATCGGCCTCAAGCGCGTACCGGCGCCACCGGACAGCACGAGAGCCTTCATCTGCTTCACCTTAGCCCCGATTCCGCCGATTTGACGGTGCCGGGGTTGGCTTGTTCGCAACTGCCGGGCTGCCGGGCGTGTACCGGAATCCGGCCTCACCCGCCCAGGGCGATCTCGCTCCACACCTGTTTTCCGCCACTGACCGGCACCGTTCCCCATGTCGCCGACATGGCCTCGACCAGGAGGATGCCGCGGCCGCCGGTGGCCTCCCAGCTGATGCCGGACGGTTTGACCGGCGTGCGCGGCGAGGCGTCGGCGACCGCCACGCGCAGCCGGCGGTTGACGAGGGTGAGGTCGAGGCGGACCCGGCCGTCGGTGTGCACGAGTGCGTTGGTGACGAGTTCCGAGACGACGAGCAGAGCGGCGTCCATGTCCTGCGGCGGCAGGCCCCAGGTGCGCAGGGTGCGCCGGGTGAAGCGGCGGGCGTGGCCGACGGCCTGCGGGACACGCCAGACCGTCCAGCTCTCGCGCAGCGGGCGTACGGCCATGCCGTCGTAGCGCATGAGGAGCAGGGCGATGTCGTCGCTGCGGCGCGCGCCCAGGAGCAGGGCGTCGGCGACGAGGCCGAGGTGGGCGGGGTCGGAGCGGGCGAGTTCGTGTGCGAGCCGGTCCATTCCGGCGTCGATGTCGGTGTCGGGGGACTCGACGAGGCCGTCGGTGGTGAGGGCGACCACGGTGCCGGGCCGGAGGCTGAGCGGGCTCATCGGGAAGTCGGCCTGCCGCATCACGCCGAGCGGGGGTCCGCCCTCCGCCTCGGCGATCTCCGTGCTGCCGTCGGGGTGGCGCAGCACCGGCGGTGGGTGACCGGCGCGCACGCACCAGGCGGAGCCCTCCTCCAGGTCGACGTCGACGTAGGCGCAGGTGGCGAAGAGGTCGGTCTCCATGTCCATGAGGAGGCGGTTGGCGTGGTGGACCACCACGTCCGGCGGGTGCCCTTCGACGGCGTAGGCGCGCAGGGCGGTGCGCATCTGGCCCATGAGGGTGGCGGCGGCCGCGCTGTGGCCCTGGACGTCGCCGATGACGAGGGCCACGTGGTTGTCGGGCAGTGGGATCACGTCGTACCAGTCGCCGCCGACCTCCAGGCCGGCCGTCGTCGGCAGATAGCGGGCGACGGCCTCCGCGCCGGGCAGCCGGGGCAGGCGGCGCGGCAGCAGCTGGCGCTGGAGCATGCCGACGAGTTCGTGTTCGGCGTCGAAGGCGTGGGCGCGCGACAGGGCCTGGCCGGCGAGGCCGGCGGAGGCGGTGAGCAGGGCGCGTTCGTCGGGGCCGAAGTCGTGCGGGGCGTCCCAGCCGATCAGACAGGCGCCGGCCATGCGGCCCCCGGCGGGCAGCGGCAGTACGGCCAGGCCGCCCGGGCCGACATCGGCGAGGGCGGGCTCCAGCGGGCTGCCGGCGGGCCAGATCTGGGCGCGGCCCTCGCGCAGGGCGGCGGCGAGGGTGGGCATGGCGCGCACGGGCGCGTCGGGCCATTCGCCACGCCACTCCAGGCGCCACAGCTCCGGCCACGACTCGGGTTCGGGCGGGTCCAGGACGGTGACGACGAGACGGTCGTTCTCCAGCTCGGCGAGTGCGATGCGGTCGGCGCGCAGCGGCCTCCGCAGGGCGGTGACCACGGCGTGGCTGACGTCGCGGACGGTGCCCGCGGTGGCGAGGGCGGCGGCCAGACGCTGGACGCGGGCCACGTCGGTGACCTCGGCGCGCAGGGTGGAGGTGTCGGCGACGGTGCCGACGAGGCGGGCCGGGTTGCCCTCGCCGCCGGGCAGGAGCCGGCCGCGCAGCCTGAGCCACTTGGGCGGTCCGGTGGGCTGCAGGACCCGGAACTCCAGCTCACGTTCTCCGATGGACATGTGGCCGGCCTCGACGACGGACATCAGCGACGGCAGGTCCTCCGGGACGGTCAGGCCCAGCAGGGTCTCGACCTTGCCGTCGAAGTCCGCCGGGCCGAGGCCGAACAGCTCCAGGATGTCGTCGCCGACCTCGACGCGGCCGCTGTCCATGGCGAGGCTGAACGCGCCGGCCTGCAGCTCGCCGCCCTCGGCGACCGCGGGCAGGGCGGGAAAGGCGACGGCCTCGGCGACCAGCTCCAGGCACACGCGGTCCTCGGTGTCGAAGCCGCCCGGGCTCTCGCTCACGGCCAGCACACAGCCGCCGCCGTCGTCGCCGTGAGCGGGCAGGACGGCCAGGTGGAAGTCCCGTGACGGCGCCCGTCGCGACGCCGCGGAGTCGGCGACCTCCTCCGGGGTGAGCCAGACGGAGCGGCCGGTGCGGTGGGCGTCGGCGACCGGGGACCGTCCGGCCGGGGCGTAGCCGTCGCGCAGTCCGTACAGGGTCCGGGGCACGCCCACGGACTCGATCAGGCACAGCAGCTCGCCGTCCTCGCTCGGCGTGTACACGGCGGCGAAGGCGGCCCCGCTGAAGACGAGCGCCTGCTCCAGGACCCGGCGCAGCCGCTCGGGCGAGTCCGGCTCGACGGCAAGCGCCTTCAGGGCACCTTCGGCGCGCAGACTCCTCGTCCTGCGTCCCGCGGCGCCCTCATTGACCACGTCCGCCATTACAGCGCTTATGAGACACCTGCGCAGCCCCTGTGACCGTTCGATGAAGCGTCGACGAGGGCGGCGCTCGAAATCCTCCGAACAGTTCTTGACGCATGCGTTCCGCACGGTGATCTCGTGACAGGCATGACTGTCCGTGCCCGCCCGGCCGCTGGAAGTCTCGGCGTCGGGCCACGGAGGGGGACGCATGGACAAGCGGTACGAGGTGTACGCGCTCGCCGACCGGCACTTCTACGAGACGCCTGAACGCATGCCGGCGGAGACGCCGGGCACCGGGCTCGGCTACGAGACGGCCCGGCGCGAGGTGCCGGAGGGCTGGGACGCGGCGCGCATCGGTGACTGGCTGACGCTCACGCCGCTCGACGCGGACGGGGCGCCGGTGCCGGGCCCGGCCCAGGGCTGGAAGATCCATGCCTCGGCCACCCGGGCGGGCGCGGAGCGGGTCGCCGCGATCGTGTGGGACTACTGCGTGCCCCGGCGCATCCCGTTCAAGTTCGTGCCCGGTCCGCATCTGCTGCATCTGCGCAACACCAAGTACGCGGCCCGCGACACCAGCGGCAAGTTCGTCACGATCTACCCGGCCGACGAGGAGCAGCTGCACGTCGTGCTGCGCGAACTCGGCAAGCTCCTGGAGGGCTTCGAGGGGCCGTACATCCTCACCGATCTGCGGTGGTACGACGGCCCGCTCTACGTCCGCTACGGCGCTTTCGCCCGCACCTTCGTCGTCGACGAGCGCGGCTCGCTCGTGCCGGCGGTGGTGGACGGCGAGGGCAAGCGGGTGCCGGACCGGCGGGCGCCGTCCTTCCAGGTGCCCGAGTGGGTGACGCTGCCGGCCTTCCTGGAGCCGCATCTGACGGCACGCAACACCACGACGGTGGGCGAGCTGCCGTACCGCATCGAGAAGGCGCTGCACTTCTCCAACGGCGGCGGGGTGTACGCGGGCACCGACACGCGGGACGGGCGCAAGGTCGTGTTGAAGGAGGGGCGTCCGCACGCGGGGCTGGCCGCCGACGGGGCGGACGCGATCGCGCGGCTGGAGCGGGAGAAGGCGGCCCTGGAGCAGGTGGCGGGGACGGGCGTGGTGCCGGAGGTGCGGGACTGGTTCACGCTCGGCGACCACCGGTTCCTCGTCATGGACTTCCTGGAGGGGCGCCCGCTGAACTCGTTCTTCGCCGAGCGGCATCCGCTGCTCACCCCGGACCCCGACCCGAAGGCGGTGGCCGAGTACACGGCGTGGGCGGTGCGCATCCACGGGGCGGTGGAGCGGGCGGTGGAGGCGGTGCACGCGCGCGGGATCGTCTTCAACGACCTGCACGTCTTCAACATCATGGTCGGCCCCGACGAGGAGTCGGTGTCCCTGCTCGACTTCGAGGCGGCGGCGCCGGTCGAGGAGAACGGCCGGCAGGTGGTCGCCCACCCCGGCTTCTTCGCCCCGCCGGACCGCAAGGGCATCGACGTCGACCGCTACGCGCTGGCCTGTCTGCGGCTCGCCCTGTTCCTGCCGGTCACCACGTTGTTCGTGGTGGACCGGGGGAAGGCGGCCCACCTGGCGGAGGTGATCCTCCGTCAGTTCCCGGACGTACCGAAGGAGTTCCTCGACGAGGCGGTCGCGGAGATCACCCGGGACACCGCCGTGCGCGCGCCTTCCTTCGTCGAACCGGGCGACTGGCCGTACAGCCGCGACTCCATGGTCAAGGCGCTGCTCGCCTCGGCGACCCCGGAGCGCGACGACCGGCTCTTCCCCGGCGACATCACGCAGTTCAACGACGGCGGCGGCCTCGGGCTCGCGCACGGCGCGGCCGGGGTGCTGTACGCGCTGGACTCGGTCGGCGCCGAGCGGTACGAGGAGGGCGAGCGCTGG
Above is a window of Streptomyces sp. DT2A-34 DNA encoding:
- a CDS encoding XdhC/CoxI family protein, producing the protein MRDILPVIGGWYAARAPFGLATVVATSRSAPRDPGAAMAVGPGDEVVGSVSGGCVEGAVFELAQEVVAGGEARLETFGYSDEDAFAVGLTCGGEITLLVRAVTAVSDPSFGEVAESVAAGRPVTVATVTDGPAPRGATLAVWPDRVAGTLGTSGLDTAVTADARGELALGATGLRHYGPHGERREDAVTVFLHSFAPPPRMLVFGAIDYAAAVARIGDFLGYRVTVCDARPVFATPKRFPEGVEVIVDWPHRYLSGTDTDERTVICVLTHDPKFDVPLLEEALRRPAAYIGAMGSRRTHDNRMRRLAEAGLGEGELARLRSPVGLDLGARTPEEVAVSVAAEIVALRWGGSGAPLTATAGAIHPHGARVRPRGA
- a CDS encoding metallophosphoesterase — its product is MRLLLMSDTHLPKRAKALPDPLLAELPRADVVFHAGDWVDAATLDLLESRCARLVGVHGNNDGPDLRARLPEVAYVELGGLRFGVVHETGPAKGREVRCAARFPDLDVLVFGHSHIPWDTTAPTGLRLLNPGSPTDRRRRPHCTYMTATVAEGRLTDVELHRLPPR
- a CDS encoding glycosyltransferase family A protein, with protein sequence MPVKVSVVVPVYNPGVYVEECIASLLRQSLPPDEYEVIFVDDGSTDDTPARLDALAAADPRVTVVHQPNSGWSGKPRNVGIAAARGEYVMFVDHDDHLGDEALQRMYAYGVANGADVVVGKMAGKGRAVPVELFRRDHPRATVENAPLIDSLTPHKMFRRAFLDDIGLRFPEGRRRLEDHVFVTEAYLRASNVSVLSDYVCYYHVRRDDASNAGFQRFDPDGYFKNLREALDVVERHTEPGPPRDRLFRRWLRVEMVERLRGRRFLALPADYRRELFEEIRQVVVERFGPGVAAGLQPTQQVVAALIVADRYDDVEAFAEWEAGIALTAVPERVAWQDGTLRVGFSAEYASAGEPMAFAADPARTPLDGPPGDLAAAVARVGADTVARFGKATADLLLRERSSGAQYFQPVEFTREEVPAGDDGLVRLVLRATAAVDPGTLAGDGPWDAIVRVKLGGWTKECRLGPAPHGDRPAPHAGVVGDHVVLPYWTAPHANLALDVDRATHRVGLGALAPADVTVSGDRLRAPLPLYVPDHGTEVSLRLTSSGAAHHAPATLSPQGSGALLEAVLPVGDLRGRTWRTALGAPGPRFLTLPFALRAGADGVQVVRTPRPGAVRRFARRVRRTLGTALRRAAARVRARRR
- the rfbC gene encoding dTDP-4-dehydrorhamnose 3,5-epimerase — protein: MRPLGIEGAWALEPKVFPDVRGSFHEWYRGEEFREATGSDLSLAQANCSVSRRGVLRGVHFSDVPPGQAKYVTCVRGAVLDVVVDIRVGSPAFGRWEAVRLDDDSRHAVFLSEGLGHAFMALTDDATVVYLCSTGYAPEREHGVHPLDPELDIAWPEDIPPVLSPKDAQAPTLAEAERTGLLPSYAACGALQGRGAVSHAAPPRGRDQPRRSR
- a CDS encoding class I SAM-dependent methyltransferase — protein: MKRHEFLKELHKVSGNRNYLEIGVNDGRSLRLSRVPTIAVDPAFKVVTEIRCDVHLVKATSDDFFARDNPLIHLKGGRHPLRNLGRGRSPLGYWRRTVLDLSFIDGMHLFEYALRDFMNVERHSDWTSVIVFDDMLPRNVDEAARDRHTGAWTGDVYKIAEVLGRYRPDLVTVLVDTRPTGQLVVFGADPRNRVLRDRYDEIVAEYDVPDPQKVPETILDRAGAVAPETLVGAGFWRALARARRLGVRRSRGWEPLRAAIERVAGGS
- the rfbD gene encoding dTDP-4-dehydrorhamnose reductase, with amino-acid sequence MRWLVTGAGGMLGRDVVEELRTRGEQVTGLDHRALDVTSPDAVDRALAAHRPDVVVNCAAYTSVDDAEKDEERALRVNGDGPGLLAHTCTTYEARLIQVSTDYVFAGDARTPYAENHPTAPNTAYGRTKLAGERAVRDELPGASAIVRTAWLYGVHGRSFVRTMIELEASRDTVDVVNDQRGQPTWSADVAALIAGLGPRVGVDATGIVHATNSGEATWYDLAREVFRLLGADPDRVRPVTGEAIPRPAPRPAYSVLAQGRRQRLGLARARDWRTALHEALPRIRKETLRETP
- the rfbB gene encoding dTDP-glucose 4,6-dehydratase, encoding MNLLVTGAAGFIGSTYVRTLLARDAPAAPDAPRITVLDKLTYAGTLDNLELDHPRLEFVHGDIRDAELVDKLMAEADEVVHFAAESHVDRSIAGADDFVLTNVVGTQTLLDAALRHRVEPFVHISTDEVYGSVETGSATEEDPLRPSSPYSASKASSDLLALAHHRTHGLDVRVTRCSNNYGPHQFPEKVVPLFVTNLLDGEQVPLYGEGLNVRDWLHVDDHCHGVELVRTQGRPGEVYNIGGGTELSNRDLTALLLKACGADWDRVEHVADRKGHDLRYSVDWAKARTELGYRPRHDFASGLADTVAWYRDHRAWWEPLKRRAGEEHG